In Eretmochelys imbricata isolate rEreImb1 chromosome 14, rEreImb1.hap1, whole genome shotgun sequence, a genomic segment contains:
- the CHAD gene encoding chondroadherin, whose protein sequence is MDRSAFFLSLLSLLVCLLPILQACPSSCHCHGGELQHVICDNVGLKKIPKVSEQTRLLNLQRNNFPVLPTNAFREMKGLVSLHLQHSQIKEISSSAFRGLKQLVYLYLSNNDISVIKMGAFDDLSELTYLYMDHNKISDLPKGLLSPLMNLFILQLGSNKIRELRSGAFSGAKDLRWLYLSDNSLSSVQPGALDDVENLAVFHLDKNQLSTYPVAAMSKLRVVEDLKLSHNPMKIIPDYAFQSFGRYMETLSLDNMGLEKFSDKAFAGVTTLKTVHIENNRLNQLPGNFPFSSLENFTLSNNPWHCSCQLAALRKWLESSRSRPDAVCASPSQYRGQQIRDTAALRSCKLPTRRPRKGNRH, encoded by the exons ATGGACCGGTCAGCCTTCTTCCTCAGCCTCCTCAGCTTGCTGGTGTGCCTCCTCCCTATTCTCCAGGCATGCCCCTCGAGCTGCCACTGCCATGGAGGAGAGCTCCAGCACGTCATCTGCGACAACGTCGGGCTGAAGAAGATCCCCAAGGTGTCCGAGCAAACGCGGCTCCTCAATCTGCAGAGGAACAACTTCCCCGTCCTGCCGACCAACGCCTTCAGGGAGATGAAAGGGCTCGTGTCCCTCCACCTCCAGCATTCCCAGATCAAGGAGATCTCCAGCAGCGCCTTCCGGGGGCTGAAGCAGCTTGTCTACCTTTACCTGTCCAATAACGATATCAGCGTCATCAAGATGGGTGCCTTCGACGACCTGTCGGAGCTCACGTACCTGTACATGGACCACAATAAGATCTCGGACCTGCCCaaggggctcctctccccactcaTGAACCTCTTCATCCTGCAGCTGGGCAGCAACAAGATCCGAGAGCTGAGATCGGGGGCCTTCAGCGGTGCTAAGGACCTGCGCTGGCTCTACCTCTCTGACAACTCCCTCTCCTCCgtccagcctggggccctggacGACGTGGAAAACCTAGCTGTCTTCCATCTGGATAAGAACCAGCTGAGCACTTACCCAGTGGCTGCAATGAGCAAGCTGAGGGTAGTGGAGGACCTGAAACTTTCTCACAACCCCATGAAGATCATTCCCGACTATGCCTTCCAGTCCTTCGGGCGCTACATGGAGACCCTCAGTCTGGACAACATGGGCCTGGAAAAG TTTTCAGATAAAGCATTTGCTGGAGTGACCACACTGAAGACTGTTCACATCGAGAACAACAGACTTAACCAGCTACCTGGGAACTTCCCGTTCAGCAGCCTGGAGAACTTCACCCTGTCCAATAATCCTTGGCACTGCTCCTGTCAGCTAGCAGCTCTGCGCAA GTGGTTGGAGTCCAGCCGCTCCCGCCCTGATGCGGTTTGTGCCTCACCATCTCAGTACCGAGGGCAGCAGATAAGAGACACTGCCGCACTCCGCAGCTGCAAACTCCCCACCAGGAGGCCCAGGAAAGGAAACCGCCATTAA